One Setaria viridis chromosome 3, Setaria_viridis_v4.0, whole genome shotgun sequence DNA window includes the following coding sequences:
- the LOC117850901 gene encoding uncharacterized protein has translation MDHRIEIRSSPRTPMPLSQQEMIDDFWRKRQVEIEAIQDFGNRAIPMTRIKKVICDEKGKMMMTFDTPSFLTKACEIFVQEIAFRSWMCANSSQRSIILDSDITEAIASTQSYDFLNDFLNAHQDEHRSYPYPKPTKKRHRLLTNLPSSSCHLPPHQNQLPQFSHQFTRYPPSVHIPPLVVPQTNGPRVPLPLASLPYEASSVIATTGTPAPVVSGIIPPTNYMGNGLGSFGNTIKKIAASSGVMNHLKELPRALANIPNTYCYMNMVASASVYGVDSASSSNVAAQDSGMAFHCPYIPQITLQLPSPLQTTITSAHTTTNITIENYIDVGVAATKSTIHASSTTNGNGDIDPNAIGVGDDQHQHEEEANTSLEVNGVHGSLDAQAVAAASIGNDINWDEFDMLDDSLLSVVGKDIVMDEEPAPLPNTASNDDLLLASNMSNLEGFSHEPYLLDDIISSAGTSKRCT, from the coding sequence ATGGATCATCGTATTGAAATTCGTTCATCACCAAGGACACCCATGCCACTATCTCAGCAGGAGATGATAGATGACTTTTGGAGGAAGAGACAAGTAGAGATCGAGGCAATTCAAGACTTTGGCAATCGTGCAATCCCCATGACCCGCATCAAAAAGGTCATTTGTGATGAGAAGGGTAAAATGATGATGACATTTGACACGCCGTCTTTCCTAACAAAGGCATGCGAGATCTTTGTGCAGGAAATTGCATTCCGTTCTTGGATGTGTGCCAATTCCAGCCAGCGAAGCATCATACTAGACTCTGACATTACTGAGGCTATTGCCTCCACTCAGTCTTATGATTTCCTAAATGATTTCTTGAATGCTCATCAGGATGAGCACCGTTCTTATCCTTATCCTAAGCCTACTAAGAAACGCCATAGGTTGTTGACTAATCTTCCATCCTCATCCtgccatcttcctcctcatcagaACCAATTGCCACAATTTAGTCATCAATTCACTAGATATCCTCCTTCAGTCCATATTCCTCCTCTTGTAGTGCCACAAACTAATGGTCCTCGTGTTCCTTTACCTTTGGCATCTCTACCTTATGAAGCTTCTTCAGTAATTGCAACCACAGGCACACCAGCACCCGTAGTGAGTGGAATAATTCCACCTACCAACTACATGGGCAATGGTCTTGGGTCCTTTGGAAACACCATCAAAAAAATTGCTGCTTCTTCTGGTGTGATGAACCATTTGAAAGAACTTCCAAGAGCACTAGCCAATATTCCAAATACATACTGCTACATGAACATGGTTGCTTCTGCATCTGTTTATGGTGTTGATAGTGCTAGTTCTAGTAATGTTGCTGCTCAAGACAGTGGCATGGCATTCCATTGCCCTTATATTCCTCAAATCACTTTGCAATTACCATCCCCTTTACAAACAACTATCACTAGCGCCCACACCACTACTAATATCACTATAGAGAATTATATCGATGTGGGGGTTGCAGCAACCAAAAGCACCATACATGCTAGCAGTACAACCAATGGAAATGGTGACATTGATCCTAACGCTATTGGAGTTGGTGATGATCAACACCAACATGAGGAAGAAGCTAATACTTCCCTTGAAGTGAATGGTGTGCATGGAAGCTTAGATGCAcaagctgttgctgctgctagcatCGGCAACGATATCAATTGGGATGaatttgacatgttggatgATTCTTTGCTATCTGTGGTTGGGAAGGACATCGTCATGGATGAAGAACCAGCACCTTTACCTAACACTGCTTCTAATGATGACCTTCTGCTCGCTAGCAATATGTCAAATCTCGAGGGATTCAGCCATGAACCATATCTGCTGGATGACATTATATCCAGTGCAGGCACCAGCAAAAGATGCACCTAG
- the LOC117846935 gene encoding uncharacterized protein isoform X2, translating to MARSPAASSSSYTDSTGSSSDSSSSTSGSDRRRRHRHRSSRRKEGASSSSSALKARKDRRSRHKRRRRERDRRRSPSDDDGYSTSSYESDREASGRSRKHKKSSRSRKSRERERSKDRHHRRDKSKHKEKKESEGGDGPVQLSKFLGRDKEKEEGTQRSAISGKKIMMKLEKTKEDKAAESKRNELLKFLNASYD from the exons ATGGCGCGgtccccggccgcctcctcctcgtcctacACCGACAgcacgggctcctcctcggactcatcctcctccacctcggggagcgaccgccgccggcgccaccgccaccgcagcagccgccggaAGGAGGgcgcgtcctcgtcctcgtccgcgCTGAAGGCGCGCAAGGACCGGAGGTCCCGCCACaagcggcgccgccgcgagcgGGACCGGCGGCGGTCCCCGTCCGACGACGACGGCTACAG CACAAGCTCCTATGAAAGTGACCGCGAGGCGTCTGGCAGATCTCGGAAGCATAAGAAGAGCAGCAGGTCAAGAAAG TCTAGGGAGAGGGAGCGAAGTAAAGATAGACACCATAGACGAGACAAGAGTAAACACAAAGAG AAGAAAGAGAGCGAGGGTGGTGATGGTCCTGTCCAGCTTTCCAAG TTTCTTGGACGTgacaaagaaaaggaagaagggaCACAAAGGAGTGCAATCTCTGGTAAAAAG ATAATGATGAAGCTTGAGAAGACTAAGGAAGATAAGGCAGCAGAGAGCAAGCGCAATGAACTGTTGAAGTTCCTGAATGCCAGTTATGATTAG
- the LOC117846935 gene encoding uncharacterized protein isoform X1, producing MARSPAASSSSYTDSTGSSSDSSSSTSGSDRRRRHRHRSSRRKEGASSSSSALKARKDRRSRHKRRRRERDRRRSPSDDDGYSSTSSYESDREASGRSRKHKKSSRSRKSRERERSKDRHHRRDKSKHKEKKESEGGDGPVQLSKFLGRDKEKEEGTQRSAISGKKIMMKLEKTKEDKAAESKRNELLKFLNASYD from the exons ATGGCGCGgtccccggccgcctcctcctcgtcctacACCGACAgcacgggctcctcctcggactcatcctcctccacctcggggagcgaccgccgccggcgccaccgccaccgcagcagccgccggaAGGAGGgcgcgtcctcgtcctcgtccgcgCTGAAGGCGCGCAAGGACCGGAGGTCCCGCCACaagcggcgccgccgcgagcgGGACCGGCGGCGGTCCCCGTCCGACGACGACGGCTACAG CAGCACAAGCTCCTATGAAAGTGACCGCGAGGCGTCTGGCAGATCTCGGAAGCATAAGAAGAGCAGCAGGTCAAGAAAG TCTAGGGAGAGGGAGCGAAGTAAAGATAGACACCATAGACGAGACAAGAGTAAACACAAAGAG AAGAAAGAGAGCGAGGGTGGTGATGGTCCTGTCCAGCTTTCCAAG TTTCTTGGACGTgacaaagaaaaggaagaagggaCACAAAGGAGTGCAATCTCTGGTAAAAAG ATAATGATGAAGCTTGAGAAGACTAAGGAAGATAAGGCAGCAGAGAGCAAGCGCAATGAACTGTTGAAGTTCCTGAATGCCAGTTATGATTAG